One Setaria viridis chromosome 5, Setaria_viridis_v4.0, whole genome shotgun sequence genomic region harbors:
- the LOC117855021 gene encoding uncharacterized protein — translation MAADYTLPLAPASSSSPAISMHRAAGYCVGFSCALAALGAQGRIAGGCDLGARRRGCRWSRARELALLEKLAALERQLEELRHRRAEDAKANEKVAGIFASHEQRWFTERKSLRRQVNAVVAAARAREAKREEEAAELRRQLEEQRDAAALKDRAMEQEIQRREGAEERLRAAERAAEELRERAAKEAAEHAAEVRKHKVAFVELASAQRQLEADLARAARLADTAEAELREALERRDEAASAAADLSAEAARLRRDAEHKDKILSAMLRKSKIDMEDREMLVREVKMCKARRKQAELEAERWRKMWESRGHRRGSSRSSSARCVTDPPPPSGCSDKVLAPDAAARAANLDTKILFVDHVEGDGKKDHRQAPAKELTTIECVDRYASHVDDKPAVEEYQGLQEWFQMETEKYTAMMKHRHTAEIEAFTEQLRLKDEKLEAFRWRAVSMDVEESRLRCRIQELEARLAQQEKHGAGLEALLLERENESRALKEQLEALQAQALGVEICVPAGGQDADADDRCIPCSPVKIQRTASGEADKLSSGSSRHQEGTDEVSKYHRAETKVDELISPDDDKEKAFDLEATEAHVVPVRDLACAAAATTWMEHERHDAPPRQSFRSEIEEEKEVYTDPGNAQAQASTSSSQEQEATSELALVVVPPGQKSSAWKTDIHALAVSYKIKRLKQQLLVLEKLAAEGKEEAAAATRSSGSEASCSSRQHPRTRYQTMMSFLSKHVKRYQSLDDKIDDLCARMEESKRSVGRERRHGTSAEQSAALGQFLEETFQLQRFMVATGQKLLETQSRIAPGLVSRGGGEDGADMKRLMDVAGALLRDVQRGLEVRIARIIGDLEGTLTFHGILRTTR, via the exons ATGGCGGCTGATTACACGCTGCCATTGGCTccggcgtcgtcctcctcgccggccaTTTCGATGCACCGCGCCGCTGGCTACTGCGTCGGTTTTTCTTGCGCCCTCGCCGCTCTAGGAGCGCAGGGGAGAATCGCCGGCGGGTGCGATCTTGGCGCCAGGCGCCGGGGGTGCCGGTGGTCGCGCGCCAGGGAGCTCGCGCTACTGGAGAAGCTCGCCGCGCTGGAGCGCCAGTTGGAGgagctccggcaccggcgggcggAGGACGCCAAGGCCAACGAGAAGGTGGCCGGCATCTTCGCGTCGCACGAGCAACGGTGGTTCACCGAGCGCAAGTCCCTGCGGCGGCAGGTgaacgccgtcgtcgccgcggcgcgcgcgcgcgaggccaagcgcgaggaggaggccgcggagcTGCGGCGGCAGCTGGAGGAGCAGCGTGACGCGGCGGCGCTCAAGGACAGGGCTATGGAGCAGGAGATCCAGAGGAGGGagggcgcggaggagcggcTGCGCGCcgcggagcgggcggcggaggagctgcggGAGCGcgcggcgaaggaggcggcggagcacgcCGCGGAGGTGCGGAAGCACAAGGTGGCGTTCGTGGAGCTCGCGTCCGCGCAGCGGCAGCTGGAGGCGGACCTggcccgcgccgcgcggctcGCGGACACGGCGGAGGCCGAGCTCAGGGAGGCCCTGGAGCGCCGGGACGAggcggcctccgcggcggcggacctctcCGCCGAGGCCGCGCGCCTGCGGCGGGACGCGGAGCACAAGGACAAGATCCTCTCGGCGATGCTCCGGAAGTCCAAGATCGACATGGAGGACAGGGAGATGCTGGTGCGGGAGGTGAAGATGTGCAAGGCCAGGCGGAAGCAGGCGGAGCTCGAGGCCGAGCGGTGGCGCAAGATGTGGGAATCCCGCGGCCACCGCCGGGGCTCCTCCAGGTCGTCGTCGGCGCGGTGCGTGaccgacccgccgccgccgtccgggtGCTCCGACAAGGTGCTGGCCCCagacgccgcggcgcgcgcggccaaTCTCGACACCAAGATACTCTTCGTGGACCACGTCGAGGGCGACGGCAAGAAGGACCACCGGCAGGCGCCGGCGAAGGAGCTAACCACCATTGAATGCGTCGACCGCTATGCCAGCCACGTCGACGACAAGCCCG CCGTGGAGGAGTACCAGGGCCTGCAGGAGTGGTTCCAGATGGAGACGGAGAAGTACACGGCCATGATGAAGCACCGGCACACCGCGGAGATCGAGGCGTTCACCGAGCAACTCCGGCTCAAGGACGAGAAGCTGGAGGCGTTCCGGTGGCGCGCGGTGAGCATGGACGTCGAGGAGTCGCGTCTCCGGTGCCGGATCCAGGAGCTGGAGGCGCGGCTGGCGCAGCAGGAGAAGCACGGCGCCGGGCTGGAGGCTCTGCTCCTGGAAAGGGAGAACGAGAGCAGGGCTCTCAAGGAGCAGCTGGAGGCGCTCCAAGCACAGGCACTCGGGGTGGAGATCTGCGTGCCGGCCGGTGGCcaggacgccgacgccgacgatcGCTGCATCCCATGCTCACCGGTGAAGATCCAAAGGACAGCCTCAGGAGAAGCTGACAAGCTGTCATCCGGCAGCTCGCGGCATCAAGAGGGCACTGATGAGGTCAGCAAGTATCATCGTGCAGAGACAAAGGTGGACGAGCTAATCTCCCCGGATGATGACAAGGAGAAGGCGTTCGATCTGGAAGCAACAGAGGCGCATGTCGTTCCGGTTCGGGATCTCgcgtgcgccgcggcggcgacaacGTGGATGGAACACGAGCGACACGATGCCCCGCCCCGGCAGTCATTCAGGTCTGAgatcgaggaggagaaggaggtctACACCGACCCCGGCAACGCGCAGGCGCAGGCCAGCACGAGCAGTTCCCAAGAGCAAGAGGCGACATCGGAGCTCGCGCTCGTGGTCGTGCCGCCTGGCCAGAAGAGCTCTGCGTGGAAGACGGACATCCACGCCCTGGCGGTGTCGTACAAGATCAAGCGGCtgaagcagcagctgctggtGCTCGAGAAGCTGGCCGCGGAAGGcaaggaggaggccgccgccgcgacgaggTCGTCAGGGAGCGAAGCCAGTTGCAGCAGCCGGCAGCATCCGAGGACGAGGTACCAGACGATGATGTCCTTCCTGAGCAAGCACGTCAAGCGCTACCAGTCTCTCGACGACAAGATCGACGACCTCTGCGCAAGAATG GAGGAGAGCAAGAGGAGCgtggggcgggagcggcggcacgGCACGTCGGCGGAGCAGAGCGCGGCGCTGGGGCAGTTCCTGGAGGAGACGTTCCAGCTGCAGAGATTCATGGTGGCCACCGGGCAGAAGCTGCTGGAAACGCAGTCCAGGATCGCGCCGGGCCTCg